Part of the Ziziphus jujuba cultivar Dongzao chromosome 8, ASM3175591v1 genome is shown below.
TTAAAAACACACATCAagttaattttattgaaaagaaGGACATAGAAAATCATCTATTCTATGTTTCACAAGGTGAAGATAAAAAGGACACATGGTATTTAGATAGTGGTTGCGATAACCACATGAAAAAAGATGAAAGTATTTTCTGTAtcctaaataaaatacaaacaaaagtcaaaattgaaaataggGAATTTATAGAGGCTACAGGAAAAGGAACCATTGCTATAGAAACCAAAAAGGGTAAATGGTACATTACTAATGTACTGTTAGTCCCTACTATAAATCAAAATCTCCTCAGCATTGGTCAAATGATAGAGAAATGATATTCTCTATACTTTGAAGGAGATTCATGTACAATATATGACAAGACAAATAAGACTCTAGAGATtgcaaaaatcaaaatgaaaggaaacagaTCTTTTTCAATAGAATGGAAATATGCTAGTGAAGCTGCCATGAAGGCACAAGTAGACATCTCATGGATTTGGCAGAAGAGATTTGGTCACTTTCATTTCAACGGCCTCAAGATTCTTCAACAAAAGAACATGATGCATGACTTACAACTATTAAAGATATCAATGGTACTTGTGAAGCATGTTTATAGGGCAAGCAACATCGACAACCTTTCCCAGCAGGCACAGCATGGAGAGCAAAGAAGCCGCTGGAGTTAAGTCATACCGATGTTTGCGGACCAATGCGAACTCCATCACTAAACCAAAACAGGTACTTCATCTAATTTATTGATGACTTTACTGGAATGacttgggtatattttctacgAGAAAGATCACAAGCCTTCgagattttcaaaaaattcaaaaatttagttGAAAAACAAAGTGGCTACCAAATCAAAACAATTCGAAGTGATTAAGGAAAGGAATACATCTCCAAGAAGTTCAACGATTTTTATGAAGATGAAAGTATGGAGCACCAACTTACAGTCAGATATGCTCCAGAGCAAAATGGTGTATCTGAAAGGAAAAACAGAATAGTTATGGAGATGGCTAGAACAATGCTGAAAGGTAAAGGACTCCCGAATAGTTTTTTGGGCAGAAGCTGTCTCTACTACAGTCTATGTACTAAACAGATGCCCAACCAAAGCAGTTCAAAACAAGTCACCAATTGAAGCTTGGAGTGGGAGAAAACCATCAGCAAAGCATCTTAAAGTTTTTGGGTGCATTTGTTATGCCCACATACCAAAGCAAAAGAGAACCAAATTAGATGACAAGACAGAAAAAATGTATCTTTCTTGGCTATAGCATGCAATCAAAAGGCTATTGAATCTATAGCCTAGAATAAAATAAGTTAATCATCAGTCGAGACGTTGAGTTTAATGAAGATGCATCCTACAACTGGGAAACTAAAGAAGTTGAAAGGAAGATAAATTATGTACCAGCAATAGAACAACAGAGAGAGGAGGAGCCAGATGAAACTTAGGGACCTCAAGAGACAAATCAAGAATCTCCAACTCATCAAATGCAGCAACAACTTGAGCCGGAGGATTCATCTCCTAAATCAACTCCTCGAAGAACTCGACTATTAATAGAGATTTATGAATCATGCAACTTGACCATAGTAGAGCCTGGGAGTTTTGAAGAATCTTCAAAACATGAAGTTTGGGTCAAATCAATGGAAGAAAAGATAAGAATGattgaaaagaacaaaacatggGAATTGGTGGATCTTCCTTCGAACAAAGATGTCATTGGAGTTAAGTGGATATATAAGACAAGGCTTAACTCTGATGGATCGATACAAAAACATAAGGCTCAACTAGTGGCAAAAGGATATTCGCAGCAATTCAGAATTGACTACAATGAAACATTTGCTCCTGTTACTCGTCTCGACACTATAAGGGCACTCCTAGCATTAGCTACTTAAAAGCGgtggaaaatatatcaattagatGTTAAGTCTGCATTCCTTAATGGCTATTTAGAAGAAGAAATTTACATTGAGCAGCCGCATGGGTTTATGGTACAAGGACAAGAAAATGAAGTGCTAAGATTAAAGAAGGCTTTATATGGACTAAAACAAGCTCCGCGAGCCTAGTACAGCCGAATTGACACCTATTTCGTTAAGCAAGGATTCAGAAGGAGCTATAGTGAGCCTACACTATACATCAAGACCTAAGGTACGAACAACACTCTTATTGTTTCTTTATATGTTGATGATCTTATATATACAGGAAACAATGAGAAAATGattaaggaatttaaaaaaagagatGTTGAAGACACTTGAAATGACGGACTTAGGCTTGATGCACTACTTTCTCGGAATTGAGACATATTAATGTGATGAAGGAATctttatttctcaaaaaaaatatgctgaaggtattattaaaaaatttaagatgagTGGTTGCAAAATTGTAGCAACACCACTTGACAATTGTCAGACAATGAAGAAAGAAGATGGATCACCACCAGCTAATAGCTCGACATTTCGAAGTCTCATCGGAAGTCTTCTATATCTAACAACTACTAGACCAGACATCATGTATGCAACAAGTTTGCTATCAAGGTTCATGCAGAATCCAACTCAAGTGCATTATGGAGCTGCAAAAAGAATACTCAGATATCTACAAGAAACTAAAGATTACGTTATATGGTATAGACCCACTTCTAATTCACAACTGCTTGGACTCACAGATAGTGACTGGTCTGGATCAGCAGATGACATGAGAAGCACTTCGGGCTATGCATTCACTCTTGGCTCAGGCATTTTCTCTTGGGCATCAAAGAAGCCAGTAAAAGTTGCACAATCATCTGCAAAGGCAGAATATATTGCAGCTGCTTATGCCACAAGTCAAGCATTATGACTCAAGTATATATTTGAAGATTTTGGAGAACCACAAAATGAAAGAACAACAATATAATATGATAGCAAGTCAGTAATAGAAATGGTGAAGAACCCAATGTTCCATAATAGGACCAaacacataaaaagaaaatatcactTCGTCCATGAAGCTGAGGCAAATAAAGAAATTGCAATCAAATATTGCAAGACTGAAGAGCAATTAGCGGACATCTTCACCAAGGCACTACCTCGAAACAAAATCGAATTACTAAGAAGCAAGACTGGAGTAACAGAAATGTGCATGAAGGAGGAGTGTTGCAATTAATGCTGCACATTTCTAAAGAGAATTCTAGAAATACTTAGTTGGCTAAGGAACCCACcttatagttgtataaatagGAAGCTATTGCTTCCACAACATATGtaacaattacattaaaaaaaaaaaagtttctgtaTTTTCCTTTCTCCACCAAGAGTATCCCACAATATCTttcaataaattccatcaaAGGGGAAATACCTTCAACATTGGCAAATCTTTGTAATTTGGAGGAAATTAATTTGAGGGCTAACAAATTTGGTGGAAAGGTGTTTGACAGCTTGTCGTCAAGCTGCCTTTCGAATAGTTTGAAGTCAATCGACTTGAGTGTAAATTCCTTTTCTGGTCAGTTGACGGATCAAATTGTCGAATTCAAAAATCTAGTCAATCTTTATCTTTCGGATAATAAGATATCTAGTCCTATTTCGGTGTCATTTGGAAAATTATCAGCTTTACAAGGTTTAGATGCTGGAAGAAGTGGTCTCTCAAATTTATATCTTCTTGACATTTCTTGGAATCATTTAGAAGGTGTTGTTACCTAACTTCACTTTGCAAATCTCACTAGTTTGTCGGAGTTATCTGCTTCTGGAAATTCATTGAGTCTAAGAGTAAGTCCAAACTGGATTCCTCCTTTTGATCTGCAGACTATTGAATTAAGATCATGGAATCTAGGCCCCACATTTCCAGTGTGGCTTAAAACACAAAAACGGAACGATTTGGAGATGGACTTATCGAACACTCAAATTTCAGGCACCATCACCAATTGGTTTTGGAATTATCAGTTGGAAAATTGGACATTTCTCACAACCAGCTCTCTGGGAGAATTCCTGATATTCTTCATATTGATTCTCCTTACTCATCATCGATTGATATGAGTTCCAACATTTTCAATGGTCTGCTACCTTGAATCTATTCTAACATCTTCGAGCTATATCTTTCTAATAATTCTTTCTCTGGAGATATTTCTCACTttctgatacaaacctaggacgacctgctcctaaactcatactatattagctcggatctaattatgttcaggttctaatggtcaccttgacccctaaccaacctgtgattagaaaccttggtatatagtgaagatgccacaataggtgatggaagtcctattcataagtcaaaactaaaacactcattcactaatagtgttttaggtgttcaaaagaacaaagagaattcaatctcacaaataattttctgtataaaatctagctttatttcttattgaaaaataaagctttaaattggctacaaagtcacaaaataaaccctaaaaaacaaagggaaaaccggccatacaaagtggtttcctatggtggctgaaattctcactcctttcctaatctaatttggattaattaattcctttattttgaattaggaattaattaatttacaatgaaaataataaaataataactttcctaaacttattctccataaaataaataaataaaaccaaaaattaattgtaatttcctaaaacaaaaagtagaatcaaattaggaaactaaaatactagctttttgactaagttgactttgaccaatctttaacctctttgagctccaaatcagcttctatatgtttttgaggatgccaaataagctaattatggagtcccacacgttttccttgcttggaggaaagagaaaaagccaactcagcaaaatacagtaaagccaacacaaaatacagcaaaaataggacaaatttgaagctgtccgtacaacccctttttgaatgcctttgaagctggcttgaattgattccatatcctcttagacatatgcatttaatccataaagagttggaaccatttcatgctacttggtgtccatatttgcaccaaaatcactACCTGGGTCCgcattggcttccaccacttggatgcttagaataggctttgtatcttctagtatggacaagctctattgagaattgattacgccctgtataaatgctcccaggttgtccttaaatctcttaatttgagctcttgtgattggcccagtctttaTCCGTgtcaggtcagcaccccagcgggttatcggttgagcgagcTAGGCCTGAATCACATCACTTTCTATGTCACCCCTTGGGTACACCAAACCGTCTAGAAGTACTTCATCTTGGAGAAAGCAGTTTATCAAGAAAGCTTCCTGACTATTGGATGCACTGGCCAAATTTACAGTACATAAagttggttaataataatctAACTAGGAAAATTCCAAGCTCTCTGCAATCTTTGCAAAGCTTGATATTATTGCATTTGCACAACAATAGTCTCTCTGGAGAAATACCCCCATCTATGCGAAATTATGAGTTTTTAAATGTTCTAGACCTTGGTCTAAATGGCTTCAGTGGAGCCATTCCAAAATGGATGGGAACTAGTCTTCGCAATCTACAGATTCTTAGTCTTCGTTCGAACAAGTTGAATGGTCATATTCCATTTCAGCTCTGCCACCTTACTCAGCGTCAAATCATGGATGTTGCTGATAACAATTTTTTAGGGATTGTACCAAAGTGTTTCATCGATTTTAAAGCCATGGCCACCAAAAAAGAGTCCAATTATTCAGTCCCTTACATCTCCACTAGTCACAACCTAGAGGATGCATATCTGGTGATAAAAGGAATAGAGCATCGATATGACAAAATCTTGCCACTTGTAAATAGTTTGGACCTTTCAAGCAATAAACTAACAGGAGAGATCCCACAACAACTTACAACTCTCCAGGGATTGATATCTCTAAATCTGTCAAGAAACTTTTTGAAAGGAAGAATTCCAGATAGCCTTGGCAACATGGTGTGGTTGGAATCTCTTGATTTTCTCAATAAATCAACTTTCCGGTGTAATTCCTCCAAGCATGTCAAGTTTAACTTTCTTAAGTTACTTGAACTTGTCTTATAACAATTTGTCAGGAAAAGTTCCATCAAGCACCCAACTCCAGAGTTCTAACACTTCTCGCTTTATCGGCAATGAACTCTGTGGACGTCCACTTTCCAACATCTGTCATGGGGACCAGACAAAACCCACAACCAAAAATGGAGGACAAAAGGCAGATGATGGAGATGAACTTAGCCGCTGGTTTCATTTGGGCATTGGAACAGGTTTTGGAGTAGGATTCTTTGGTGGCATTGCTACATTAGTCTTCTCCAAAACCTAGAGGCATGCTTATTTTGGCTTTTTAGGTTACTTGTGGTACAAAATTCTCTACAAGTACAATTGCCTTTGGCCTTGAAATGTGACCATGAGCCAACCAATAAAGCATCAACGAGGAGCCGagtttcctttctttcttttagctTTCTTTTGCATCTATTGTAGGCTACTAGTGTTGTTTCAATTTGGATGTTATTTTTACTCTTCTGCATAACCAGAGGATACATAGTCTGGGTTTTTTGATTATGTGTAATGAAAGATTCTATACAATATATTGCCACGCAGCTTATTGTCTCCCTTGGTCTAAGTGAAATTTACATTTAATATGGAtggttaattaatttgcaagAATTCATATTTTGCCTGAATGTCTCATAACTTGGTATGCTTAGAAGTTTTATTTACATATACAAGTGCCGGAGAGCTAGTTTCTACCCTTTTCTTGCAAATATTaactctaaaaaataaaaaaataaaaaaataaaaaaataaaaaaaaaaaagacgaagaagaagaaaaccacTCATTGTTAGAAACACCTAAACAGTCATTCCAATTTTCAACTGGCATAGATTAGGTTTCCATGATAGCATACACATAGTTCTAAACAAACTCTTTAGGAGCTTTCTTAAACAAACTCTTTAGGAGCTTTCTTGAAGAAGTATGGCCATCCACAGCCTGTAGGCATGCTTATCTTGGCATTTTTTGTTACCTGTGGTACAAGATAATCTACGGTACATTTGCTTTTGAAATTTCATGTGAGTGGCCTTCAAATGATACCATGAGCCAAACAATAATGCATCATACCATAATTTTTGCATTCTCTCTTGGAAGCAGGGTTTCCTCTCTTTCTTCTA
Proteins encoded:
- the LOC125421639 gene encoding secreted RxLR effector protein 161-like translates to MSGCKIVATPLDNCQTMKKEDGSPPANSSTFRSLIGSLLYLTTTRPDIMYATSLLSRFMQNPTQVHYGAAKRILRYLQETKDYVIWYRPTSNSQLLGLTDSDWSGSADDMRSTSGYAFTLGSGIFSWASKKPVKVAQSSAKAEYIAAAYATSQAL